The window ACTATTAATCATTAACTGCTGCAATGAAGAGCCATCAAGGCTTCCAGAGGTTTGTGACCCAAAACAGGTCACCTTGCGAACGGGACATTTCTGCTTTGACCTCCTAGCATACCGACAACAGCCATTAATCAACTAAGAGGCGTCTATGTCAACACTGGATGAAGATCTTGCCCGGTTAAATTTCGAATATCTGATGCTAGCCCGGGAATGCGCCCGTAGCAACCCGGCAGAAACAGCATGGCGATTTGGCTTGGATAAAAACCGTATAGAAAAACTGGCGGACATGACACTGGAACATCTTCGGGATCAAGCTGAAAGTAGCCGAGCGGTTATTCAACTGTTGCCGGTCTTCGTTCCAAGTGGCGTCTCCATGGGCACCTACGTGGATTTACTTCAACCCTTCATTGTGGAGTGGACCGATGAAAACAGTGCGATTTAAAAAGGCATCGAATTTTGCCAACCACTTGGTTTTAGCTGAGCAATTGATCCAGCTTGGCGCTCGCCCTCCTATTGTGAGTCAACTTTGTCAATTGTCTCGGCAGCAGAGTATCGACTTGTATAAATCAGTAAAAGGATGCCCACCCAAACAAGGCATGCTTCCTCATGATTACCAATGGGTTATTCAGTCCACCTGCCGTAATATTCACGCGTCGTTATTTTTAGGCATTCTCGATGATATTCGGCGGCGATTATCAATTCAGCAATCTTCAGCACAGGTATTGGTTGACGCCTATAGCATTTATAAAAACATCGCATCAAACATATTCATCGAGCCTAAAGGAATATCTCTTGGAGCAAAACAGTTCTCGTTAGACATAAACAGAGCATGGTCTTTAATCAACATGCTCTTGGCCGGCGATTTGATATTCACTGTTTGCGCATGTTGCAGAGCACGCTTTCTCAGCATGATTCACCCTAATGCAACCTTTAGCCAGTGCCCAATCTGCACTGTTTGGACTGATCGTTCGGGACGACGACGCTGGGTTTCTGCAAAGTCCAAAAAACCGATTTGATTACATCACTCAGCCTGGAGACCATCCATACGCTACTAAGGAGAAGTCGCATGCATATTGCTGTCATTACAGCCACTGAATCCCAAATACATCAGCCCGTTCATGGCAAAAATCTGGCTCGGCTCGCACGCGAGTGCTTTGCCAATCAGCAGATATTGACCATTGATTTTAAGGACGTCAAGACAATTACCCAGGGATTCTTTCAGGAATTATTTTTTCCTTTGATTACTGAGTTTGGCGCCGATTATTTGAAATCGAAACTTATAGTCATTAACTTGAGTGACACAAATAAAATCCAAATGCAATCTGCATTCAAAAACTTGGACGACTATTTCGATAAACTTTCAGCGATCAATCACCAAGGGTGCGATGAAGAGATTTACACGATGAATCAAACTTGGTTGATCAAGGCCAGAGAAATCGCGCGGGAAAATCCAGTATTGACAGAGTTAGTGCTGGGGATAACGGATGACACCATGCGAACAGCACTCGGTCATTTGTCC of the Methylomonas sp. MK1 genome contains:
- a CDS encoding flagellar transcriptional regulator FlhD, producing MSTLDEDLARLNFEYLMLARECARSNPAETAWRFGLDKNRIEKLADMTLEHLRDQAESSRAVIQLLPVFVPSGVSMGTYVDLLQPFIVEWTDENSAI
- a CDS encoding FlhC family transcriptional regulator, with the translated sequence MKTVRFKKASNFANHLVLAEQLIQLGARPPIVSQLCQLSRQQSIDLYKSVKGCPPKQGMLPHDYQWVIQSTCRNIHASLFLGILDDIRRRLSIQQSSAQVLVDAYSIYKNIASNIFIEPKGISLGAKQFSLDINRAWSLINMLLAGDLIFTVCACCRARFLSMIHPNATFSQCPICTVWTDRSGRRRWVSAKSKKPI
- a CDS encoding STAS-like domain-containing protein, whose protein sequence is MHIAVITATESQIHQPVHGKNLARLARECFANQQILTIDFKDVKTITQGFFQELFFPLITEFGADYLKSKLIVINLSDTNKIQMQSAFKNLDDYFDKLSAINHQGCDEEIYTMNQTWLIKAREIARENPVLTELVLGITDDTMRTALGHLSLEDIQFIARSNWLCFTPRFSSQFLMNINKEQPPIVEAMLGLTGSIC